attcataatttttcgttACGATAACCACGATATATCGaaatttcgatatttttttcTCGCCTTCACGTGTATATGTATGATGCTATATTGATAAGTTACCCAAAACTTGCTTAACAAATTGGACTCGAAGTTCTTGCTTTCCGATCACGATAACATATCCTCGAGCATTGGTTTCACTTCATACTCCATTGCTTTTCACTCAAGCTCTAAGGATGCCCCGTGCAAACTTTCCATTTTCCAGAGCTACAAATATATTAATagtgcataaattttttttttaatctagaacaattttaattaaatatatattatatatatgctatATTAATGTGATgtaattgaataattaatttgatgttTAATTCCAAACATATTAAAAAACCAACTTGAGGTATTCGATTAAAGGAAatggaaattttattttatttgtttaaagGTAACAAACTCAAAATTAACTaaataatgatgcaagaaaaTAATATAACAGAATTATAGATGAATAAGGAGGCTTACCCGGCCCACCCGCACTATCTCCCTCCACTGAGAAGCTGGCAGCCATGGAACCACCTCCACTCTCCAGATCATCTTCTTTCCTGCCTTTTCTAGTGCAGTTAATGAACTAAAATATTACCCAATTGTCGCACGATCCTGTGTAAATACCAACCGTTACTGGATTCATAAATTCCGACAGAATTTACTTCTTCTATGGCACTCATTTCAAGAAAGTTTTAAGGTTTCCCCCCCATCTTCTCCACTTCTAGTTCCTTTTATCTTGCACTAACACGTATCTTGGAGTGTTTTTCTTTGGTGAGAATATGAAAACTACCGAAGAGAAGAAGAGCAGCAGTTGCATTGACGAGCAGATGCATGATGGAAGTAGCAGTGCGTGTGGAAGGCAAGAAGTTGTTTCGATTCCTCAGGTACAagtatattgaattttttttgtgtcaAATTCTTTTTAATGATTGGGATCGGGGTTTTATTGGGTGTAATGATTGTTTTTTAATTCAATCCCATTTCAGGAGAAGTACCTGTACAATATTTACTTTATTCGGTTCTACTTTTAGCTTTCTATGATTCTTCTGATGTCAAGGACTTTAATTAGTTTGTAGCACAAGGCTGGTCTTGTGGTCAAAGGGTGGCGACTGGGGAATGAAAAATCCTTGGTAGTTCATTTGTCATGTTTGGGTGTAGATTGGGCTTGCTTTACATGGGCTAAGAAATCAATTTTTGCACtcatttttatgttaagatcaAAGTTATATCCATTGGGAACATCAACCTTCAACACTGCAAATCAGAAGATAACGCTCTTCATAGTTGGTTAACTAGTTCCCCAACCAAGATGTTGCATCAGGTTAGAGGGAACGAAatcatgtttcttttctttttatcttttaataCCGCCAAAAAAGAAGGtgaaatttattaaacaaaacaGAACAACAAACGGACATACAACACATAAGAGTGGATGAGGCATGCCTAGTCTAGAGTTACATCATAAAACACGAGAGCAAATTTAAGGCAAGCCTAATCTATCAATGCAACAAGAGCAAGAATATGCATACTCACATTCTGTAGGTTGATATAAACCTTTGTAGCGTTCAATCTTAGCAACATGGATGACAACTCTTATGCACAGTGCTAGTTTCTTGCTGCACGACTATGTTTCTCTTTTGACATTAGTATTTTCGAAACCAATTTCGTTCGTTGTTCATTCATGAAGCCATTTTGCGTTAGAAAAGCTAACAATCAAATATCCGTGTCTATTTTCAGACAGAGAAAACCTTGGAAATGACTGCGGAAACATCAAACTGCAACAAGCATTGGAAAAAACCTAACCTTTTCTTGGAGATACCCAAGGTTTCAGATCAAGAATTTGTCCAAATAAAGATGCCACTCACTCCAACCCCCACCCCAAAAAGAGTTAACTTCTTTTTATCATCAAGCCCTTCTGATTTGAGACTTAATGTGTCGCCTGGACCTTCCTCAACTCGAGGCAAATCATCCATTAGAAATCTCTTGACCAAGTTAAGTTTCAAATACCGGGATACTAACTCAGATATAGAGAAAGCTGCAACCGTTGACTCTGGTTCTTCTCCCGTGGTTACCCAGGACAAGCCCTCCATGTCACGATCATGGTCACTCTCAAAAATTTTTACACCTAGAATAAAGAGAATGTCGTCCTTGCCTTTAACTAGGGATTCCAATCCAGATGGTGCTCATGGTGGAAGTATCGACGATCATCTAAATGAAGTGAGCTATTCGAAATTTCTTTATCTTATTCTCAAAAAATCTGAGTCCTTTAACTGAAAAAAGTATAGCTACTCTTTTTGGCTGATAAAATGTAAGTTCTAGAAAAGAGAATGTTTTAGGAGCCTAGCAGTTCATTATGGTGCATGTCTATTTTAGGCAAAAAATATGCGAGGCATCTCCCGATCACTTTCGGTCCCAGTCATTGACAAAGAGAAAGGAATTCAAACAAAGGATTCATTCTTTCGTGTGATTCCCTCAACTCCTAGAGTGATGGATGGAGATCCTGAAGTGTCAATAGCTCCAACAGGAGATAATGGTATATGTTTATTTGTCTACTTATAATCTGGGTGCTTTTTTGGAAGATGAAAATACTTTTTGAATCAggatatcattaaattttttgcaTACTAGAATCATGTGATCAACTttttataagaatttttatctttgattCTTCATGCTTCTCTTTGACTCAGCAGATGAATTGAAACGCTATAATAAAGTTTCTTGGACTTGCAGAAAATAATGAAGCCAATGGTGAAGATATACCCGAAGATGAAGCTGTTTGTCGAATTTGCTTCATTGAACTATGTGAAGGAGGAGAAACCCTTAAGATGGAATGCAGCTGCAAAGGTGAACTTGCTTTGGCTCATCAAGAATGTGCATTAAAATGGTTTGGAATTAAGGGTAACAAGACATGCGAGGTTTGCAAACAAGAAGTTCGAAATCTCCCTGTCACGCTTTTACGTATTCAAAGCTCTGTGAATCAGAATACTACCACAAATAATTTCGGGCATACGGAGATCAATGGATACAGGCGAGTGTGTCTTTGATGTTATTTTtgacaatatttttttcaaatgtcGTAGATCTATATCCAATTGATCAACATGTATTTTTCTTCTACTTGGCTTATCAATTCTTTTGATGCAGGGTTTGGCAGGAATTGCCGATTCTTGCCATCGTTAGCATGCTTGCCTACTTCTGTTTTCTTGAACAGCTTTTGGTAAGATCAAGTACATACCATACAATCATTTCGGGCTAGACTTTGATTAGCTCCGCTCATATTTTGTTACATGCAGGTTGGAAAAATGGGCACTGGTGCAATTTCCATTTCACTTCCATTTTCTTGTGTACTTGGCCTACTCTCATCTATGACCTCTTCAACTATGGGTATGCTCCCCCCAAAGAAAGCAACAAAGATGGTTAAATTTATTGGAAAACACtatcatgcataattatttggaagaaaataaatatgatattcCAAACTGTATACATTCTACATGAAACAGAGCGTTGCtccaaattttatataattttttgttccGGGACAAGCGCTCGACTATTTATGCTCTTAGAAATGCTAATGTTATGTTATTTATACTAACATGGGGTCATATTTGTAGTGAAGAGACGATACATTTGGGTGTATGCATCAGTTCAGTTCACCCTCGTGGTTCTCTTTGCTCATATCCTTTACAACATGGtaattcttctttttctccACACCACCTTTCTTTCATGTGTTCATCAATTCTTGGACCTTTCCATAGGTAAAAAAGAAgggaaaaaaacataaatttatctTAGCTAGATTTGTTTTGCGTTGAAATTTGTAGATTCATGTGCAAGCAGTCCTATCAATCCTTCTTGCAACTTTTGCTGGATTTGGCGTATCAATGAGTGGAAGCTCCATTGCCGTGGAGGTCCTGAGATGGAGAAGACGAAGGCATGCTAGAGCAAATCAAAACCAGATAATGCTGAATCCTCCATCTAGCCATGTCGCTACATCATCATATGGGAGTCCTTCGCTATACCACGACAGAGATGTCGAAAATCCAGAAACTTTTGGTGGACGATGATTTATGCATCGTGTTTGTTTGTTATAATCTGTCTCAAGTTTTGGAAACGATTCGAATAcaaatgcttttttttttttggaatggtATGTTAGAGTTGGTCTTCTACTTGATAACATGATTGATTTTACCCAGAAAATTGCTTATATTCCTTTCGCAACAcagacataaattaaaaatgattaaactaACGTACCCTCCTAATATAAATTAGTGAGCAAATTACCGTCTGCGGATTAGGTTGACCATTGGCCTATTTTCAAGCTAGAAAAAATAAATCTGGCAggcccatatatatatatatatataaacacacacacacacacatatacatgtatataattttattgcacgagtaatttttttaataatattaatatgtgaGTGTCATTTTATTGATGTTTATATAAGTGTGTTAAACGTCTTGGTCCTACGTGAGACAACTTgggataataatatgaaaatgaaGTATAAAACTGAATGCCGAGATTTACATGAAAaacctttaaaaattattagggtaaaaactatgtcaagatgaaaaaaaattacactataatattttatgatgtataaccactcactgtgttttcaaataaaacatgcactctcttaatacaggaaaacaaatatctcacaaatattatacaACTAAGCACacaaatgctataagatgatAGAGAACTCGATGAATGAAACTTGAATTATGAAAGGGTGCATATTTCAAAGTCGCTATCAAAAAACGTGTTCCTTGTTTTTCGGGGGGTGCTACCGCCGTTGAACTGTAATTTGGTTGATCCAGAGAAATTTGATTGATGTCGCGAGCGCAATGGAGCTAAAGGACCTGCGATGGTCGACGCAGCCAAACGACAGCGTATCAGGTGATGGTCGCCTGGCTTTAGAGGAAGTGATAAACGACCTCTAGAAGGTGAAGTCATTTCAATATAACTGATCAAGAGTATCTACGGttataaaaaaatcgaaatcgtttttcaaattttagaacTTCAGTTTTTGTCGTAAAACTAACACTGAAACCAAGAATTT
This genomic interval from Primulina huaijiensis isolate GDHJ02 chromosome 14, ASM1229523v2, whole genome shotgun sequence contains the following:
- the LOC140957553 gene encoding uncharacterized protein, which encodes MKTTEEKKSSSCIDEQMHDGSSSACGRQEVVSIPQTEKTLEMTAETSNCNKHWKKPNLFLEIPKVSDQEFVQIKMPLTPTPTPKRVNFFLSSSPSDLRLNVSPGPSSTRGKSSIRNLLTKLSFKYRDTNSDIEKAATVDSGSSPVVTQDKPSMSRSWSLSKIFTPRIKRMSSLPLTRDSNPDGAHGGSIDDHLNEAKNMRGISRSLSVPVIDKEKGIQTKDSFFRVIPSTPRVMDGDPEVSIAPTGDNENNEANGEDIPEDEAVCRICFIELCEGGETLKMECSCKGELALAHQECALKWFGIKGNKTCEVCKQEVRNLPVTLLRIQSSVNQNTTTNNFGHTEINGYRVWQELPILAIVSMLAYFCFLEQLLVGKMGTGAISISLPFSCVLGLLSSMTSSTMVKRRYIWVYASVQFTLVVLFAHILYNMIHVQAVLSILLATFAGFGVSMSGSSIAVEVLRWRRRRHARANQNQIMLNPPSSHVATSSYGSPSLYHDRDVENPETFGGR